A region from the Kribbella shirazensis genome encodes:
- a CDS encoding RNA polymerase subunit sigma-70: MRELLDAARAGDEQAFGQLVDPWRGELHAHCYRMLGSDADAEDALQETLLRAWSGLHGYEDRGSIRPWLYKIATNRCLTMIEQRGRREVETLDPYPESRLTWTSSLTPEAELLALESVELAFVASLQHLSALQRAVLLLRDVLAFSAREVAELLDTTVAAVNSALQRARAVVSDVPSQQHTLRALGEAGERDLVRRYIAAWEARDVDAIVAMLAADAKYSMPPLPDWFVGREAIRAFLLDGPLRSEWRFVPARANGQLAFGTYLLEGDRYMPGGLDVVVLKGSEIFEVVSYLEADFSTFGLPAELPR; this comes from the coding sequence ATGCGAGAGCTCCTGGACGCCGCACGAGCGGGTGACGAACAGGCCTTCGGACAGTTGGTTGATCCGTGGCGTGGTGAGCTGCACGCGCACTGCTACCGGATGCTCGGCTCCGACGCCGACGCGGAGGACGCACTGCAGGAGACGCTGCTACGCGCGTGGAGCGGTCTACACGGCTATGAGGACCGCGGCTCGATCCGTCCGTGGCTGTACAAGATCGCCACGAACCGCTGCCTGACCATGATCGAACAGCGTGGTCGTCGCGAGGTGGAGACGCTGGATCCCTATCCGGAGAGCCGCCTCACGTGGACCTCCTCCCTGACACCAGAGGCCGAGCTGCTCGCGCTGGAGTCCGTCGAGCTCGCGTTCGTCGCGTCACTGCAGCATCTCTCTGCTCTACAACGCGCAGTGCTGCTACTGCGCGACGTACTGGCGTTCAGCGCTCGTGAGGTGGCTGAACTGCTGGACACCACAGTTGCTGCGGTCAACAGCGCGCTACAGCGGGCGCGGGCGGTGGTGAGCGACGTACCGAGTCAGCAACACACCCTGCGTGCACTGGGCGAAGCAGGCGAGCGTGACCTGGTACGGCGGTACATCGCCGCATGGGAGGCGCGCGACGTCGACGCGATCGTGGCGATGCTCGCGGCGGACGCGAAGTACTCGATGCCGCCGCTGCCGGACTGGTTCGTGGGACGGGAGGCGATCCGGGCATTCCTGCTCGACGGGCCGCTGCGTTCTGAGTGGCGGTTCGTGCCGGCTCGGGCGAACGGTCAGCTCGCGTTCGGTACGTACCTGCTCGAGGGTGACCGGTACATGCCGGGCGGGCTGGATGTCGTTGTCTTGAAGGGCTCGGAGATCTTCGAGGTCGTGTCGTACCTGGAGGCGGACTTCAGCACCTTCGGGTTGCCGGCGGAGCTGCCGCGATGA
- a CDS encoding acyltransferase domain-containing protein has protein sequence MDVLSAAERVGFAERDRERFVGWGTGPQLPENAEELMEYCGVAEADRREMLAARPDPDRDPEWWAITSAMAGEVEQELGRPIPPTGFRGWPAVPRDTSAVGLFAGAWALLASLPRLRELHSERGVPESVTVATVAALGGVMQTHRHLFGRAGVGLMPLWSPPLRFRGTDYEIGRHAFTRTELGMGDGVSGHVLSMHIPPIGPLDAQQSEESVATAVESFRRWYPEEPIAGLVCHSWLLDPQLAEYLRPESNIIRFQSRFDLLPLLPPDDPTEGDRELMRLGLHLAVPPHPLTEEDLAAVPQDTTLRRAFVSHLRAGRHWYLRTGMLKGWS, from the coding sequence GTGGACGTCCTGAGTGCGGCGGAACGTGTGGGGTTTGCGGAGCGGGACCGGGAGCGGTTCGTGGGCTGGGGCACCGGGCCACAGCTCCCGGAGAACGCCGAGGAGCTGATGGAGTACTGCGGCGTGGCCGAGGCAGATCGTCGCGAGATGCTCGCGGCGCGCCCCGACCCGGACAGGGACCCGGAGTGGTGGGCGATCACGTCAGCGATGGCAGGCGAGGTCGAGCAGGAGCTGGGACGCCCGATACCGCCTACTGGCTTCCGGGGTTGGCCGGCAGTGCCACGGGACACGTCAGCGGTTGGGCTGTTCGCAGGAGCCTGGGCGTTGCTGGCCAGTCTGCCGAGGTTGCGCGAGCTGCACTCGGAGCGCGGCGTACCGGAGTCGGTGACCGTCGCAACCGTCGCGGCGCTCGGCGGTGTGATGCAGACGCACCGGCACCTCTTCGGTCGTGCTGGTGTCGGACTGATGCCGTTGTGGAGTCCACCGCTCAGGTTCCGGGGCACCGACTACGAGATCGGGCGCCACGCGTTCACTCGTACCGAGTTGGGCATGGGCGACGGGGTCTCCGGGCATGTGCTTTCGATGCACATCCCGCCGATCGGACCGCTCGACGCACAGCAGTCAGAGGAGTCGGTCGCTACCGCAGTCGAGTCCTTCCGGCGCTGGTACCCGGAGGAGCCGATCGCAGGGCTCGTCTGTCACTCCTGGCTGCTGGATCCGCAGCTGGCCGAGTACCTGCGGCCAGAGTCCAACATCATCCGTTTCCAGAGTCGCTTCGACCTGCTGCCGTTGCTGCCACCGGACGACCCCACTGAGGGCGACCGCGAGCTGATGCGCCTGGGCCTGCACCTCGCAGTACCTCCTCACCCACTCACCGAGGAGGACCTCGCAGCCGTTCCCCAGGACACCACCTTGCGGCGCGCATTCGTCAGTCACCTGCGTGCTGGGCGGCACTGGTACCTGCGGACAGGCATGCTGAAGGGATGGAGCTGA
- the trpD gene encoding anthranilate phosphoribosyltransferase, producing MATTLRTWSGLISALLAGSDLSPADTGWAMDQLVLGEVSPAQISGFLIALRAKGETADELNGLAAVLRSHATPVRIHGPFVDIVGTGGDRTGAANISTMAAVVVAATGTTVVKHGGRAASSSAAGSGDLVEHLGVPLDLTASTAAQVAADVGLTYLFAPRFNPALRHVAVVRRELAVPTAFNVLAPLLNPADPPHQLVGVANARMLPVLAGALAQQGKSALVVRGDDGLDKLTTTGYSRVWVVHGGSASEVVFDPRSLGLRPSSLAELRGGDAAFNARLLRGLVDGEHGPVRDVVLLNAAAALATLSLEAGLDQLADHFDRCREAVDSGRAAAVLDHWANQSLACQ from the coding sequence ATGGCAACAACGCTCCGGACGTGGTCCGGTCTGATCTCCGCGCTCCTGGCCGGCTCCGACCTGTCGCCGGCGGACACCGGCTGGGCGATGGACCAACTGGTGCTGGGCGAGGTGTCACCGGCCCAGATCTCCGGGTTCCTGATCGCGCTCCGGGCCAAGGGTGAGACCGCGGACGAGCTGAACGGGTTGGCAGCGGTACTGCGTTCGCATGCGACACCGGTGCGGATCCACGGACCGTTCGTGGACATCGTCGGGACAGGTGGTGACCGCACTGGCGCCGCGAACATCTCCACGATGGCCGCTGTGGTTGTGGCGGCCACAGGTACGACAGTGGTCAAGCACGGCGGCCGCGCCGCATCCTCCTCAGCTGCGGGCTCTGGCGATCTCGTCGAACACCTGGGCGTGCCACTCGACCTCACTGCGTCTACCGCGGCCCAGGTGGCTGCTGACGTTGGACTGACCTACCTGTTCGCACCGCGATTCAACCCAGCGCTCCGTCACGTTGCCGTCGTACGACGTGAGCTCGCCGTCCCCACCGCGTTCAACGTGCTGGCACCGTTGCTGAACCCGGCTGATCCTCCACACCAGCTTGTTGGCGTGGCGAATGCACGCATGCTGCCTGTACTGGCCGGTGCGCTCGCCCAGCAAGGCAAGTCGGCGTTGGTGGTGCGTGGCGACGACGGGCTCGACAAGCTCACCACTACCGGCTACTCGCGGGTGTGGGTAGTACATGGTGGATCTGCGTCAGAGGTGGTGTTCGATCCGCGTTCACTCGGCCTACGGCCTTCATCATTGGCTGAACTGCGCGGTGGGGATGCAGCATTCAATGCACGGCTGCTGCGCGGGCTGGTCGACGGAGAGCACGGGCCGGTGCGGGACGTCGTACTGCTGAACGCCGCTGCCGCGCTGGCGACGCTGTCGTTGGAGGCCGGTCTCGATCAGTTGGCGGACCACTTCGACCGGTGCCGGGAGGCGGTCGACAGTGGCCGAGCAGCAGCAGTACTGGATCACTGGGCTAACCAGTCGCTAGCGTGCCAATGA
- a CDS encoding glycoside hydrolase family 16 protein → MTQSRGDLVFEDDFDAPSLDLSVWSPHYLPQWSSRAASAATYQLAHSCLTLSIPVEQGLWCGGDHKPDLRVSGIQSGNYSGPVGSPVGQQPYRDGLLVREEQKPFWGWTPNGGYVELRARADIGPGSMVSLWMVGLEEQADQCGEICVMEVFGDAIVPGESTAVGMGLKTIRDPAVPQDFQAVRLPIDLRDFHTYAVVWSGGEATFSVDGAVIRSCQGAPTYPLQLMLAVFDFPEQSDGRLVPSFTVDHIRGWDIAEELVA, encoded by the coding sequence ATGACTCAGTCACGCGGTGACCTGGTGTTCGAGGACGACTTCGACGCTCCGTCGCTGGACCTGTCCGTCTGGTCACCGCACTACCTGCCGCAGTGGAGCTCGCGCGCCGCAAGCGCAGCGACGTACCAGCTGGCTCACTCCTGCCTGACGCTGAGCATCCCGGTCGAGCAGGGCCTCTGGTGCGGTGGCGATCACAAGCCGGACCTGCGGGTCTCCGGCATCCAGTCGGGCAACTACTCGGGCCCAGTGGGCAGTCCGGTCGGCCAGCAGCCGTATCGCGACGGACTGCTCGTCCGTGAAGAGCAGAAGCCGTTCTGGGGCTGGACCCCGAACGGCGGGTACGTCGAGCTGCGCGCCCGGGCCGACATCGGACCGGGGTCCATGGTTTCGCTGTGGATGGTCGGACTCGAGGAGCAGGCGGACCAGTGTGGCGAGATCTGCGTGATGGAGGTGTTCGGCGACGCGATCGTTCCGGGTGAGTCCACTGCGGTCGGCATGGGGCTGAAGACCATCCGGGATCCCGCCGTACCGCAGGACTTCCAGGCAGTCCGTCTGCCGATCGACCTGCGTGATTTCCACACGTACGCGGTCGTGTGGTCCGGTGGCGAGGCGACGTTCTCCGTCGACGGCGCCGTGATCCGCAGCTGCCAGGGCGCTCCGACGTACCCACTGCAGCTCATGCTCGCCGTCTTCGACTTCCCGGAGCAGTCCGACGGTCGCCTGGTCCCCAGCTTCACGGTCGACCACATCCGTGGGTGGGACATTGCGGAGGAGCTGGTGGCCTGA
- a CDS encoding DinB family protein: protein MARFGESDDLKGAEFVGVNLRGARFVESDLSGVVMRGIDLQAADIDAPWVTEVGGSLKVNGVEVAGYVEEELNRRFPGRAARRAQDPDGLRAAWAAVERTWAAALDRVAAMPEGTVDVSVDGEWSFAQTLRHLVHATDLWLGRAVLDQPLHPLGLSYGATSAGDEPAYSEVLEARVGRVAMVRDFLATVTPAELDTPRKNPHGPHPETTRSCLRVILEEHWEHYRFATRDLDTIAAGSK from the coding sequence ATGGCGAGGTTCGGGGAGTCCGACGACCTGAAGGGGGCCGAGTTCGTGGGTGTGAACCTGCGGGGTGCTCGGTTCGTGGAGTCCGATCTGTCCGGGGTGGTGATGCGCGGGATCGACCTCCAGGCCGCAGACATCGACGCACCGTGGGTGACCGAGGTCGGAGGCAGTCTGAAGGTGAACGGTGTCGAGGTGGCGGGCTACGTCGAGGAGGAGCTCAACCGACGGTTCCCGGGACGCGCGGCCCGGCGCGCGCAGGACCCGGACGGCCTGCGCGCGGCCTGGGCCGCGGTCGAACGCACCTGGGCGGCGGCGCTCGACCGCGTCGCGGCCATGCCGGAAGGCACCGTCGACGTGTCGGTGGACGGCGAGTGGTCGTTCGCGCAGACCCTGCGGCACCTGGTGCACGCCACGGACCTGTGGCTGGGCCGCGCAGTCCTCGATCAGCCGCTGCATCCTCTCGGCCTGAGCTACGGCGCCACGTCAGCCGGGGACGAGCCGGCGTACTCCGAGGTTCTCGAAGCCCGCGTCGGCCGCGTCGCCATGGTCCGCGACTTCCTGGCCACCGTCACCCCGGCCGAGCTGGACACCCCTCGCAAGAACCCGCACGGCCCCCACCCCGAGACCACCAGATCCTGCCTGCGCGTGATCCTGGAGGAGCACTGGGAGCACTACCGCTTCGCCACCCGCGACCTCGACACCATTGCTGCGGGCAGCAAGTAG
- a CDS encoding alpha/beta fold hydrolase, with the protein MELTIPVGQDAVWAEHLAGGGVPIVLLHPAIGDSRVWDPVLPGLSGRRVLRYDVRGYGRSQLPTAEFSLLEDLETMLNQLELERVLLVGCSMGGGTALSFALAHPERVQGLVLLCPGAPGFPMPDEPELDAEYDGLVAKRDVDGLVQFCLRLWVGAGSDDAAIAQVRAAVPAWFDQDEYLEAGQPVYDRLHEIQVPSVVMVGDKDRPVAVAVASATAARIPGCEFIWMPGTDHFPSLREPQLVTDTILRFAGDYDAG; encoded by the coding sequence ATGGAGCTGACGATTCCGGTAGGGCAGGACGCAGTCTGGGCTGAGCATCTGGCTGGTGGTGGAGTGCCGATCGTGCTGCTGCACCCAGCGATCGGCGACTCCCGGGTGTGGGATCCGGTGCTGCCTGGGCTCAGCGGGCGACGGGTGCTTCGGTACGACGTCCGCGGGTACGGGCGCTCCCAGCTCCCAACAGCGGAGTTCTCACTGCTGGAGGACCTGGAGACAATGCTGAACCAGCTGGAGCTGGAGCGGGTCCTACTGGTCGGCTGCTCGATGGGTGGAGGTACGGCGCTCAGCTTCGCGCTGGCTCATCCGGAACGAGTACAGGGGCTGGTCTTGTTGTGTCCTGGTGCACCCGGCTTCCCGATGCCCGACGAGCCCGAGCTGGATGCGGAGTACGACGGACTCGTGGCCAAGCGGGATGTGGACGGTCTGGTGCAGTTCTGCCTTCGGCTGTGGGTCGGAGCAGGCTCTGATGACGCTGCGATCGCTCAGGTCCGTGCTGCCGTTCCGGCGTGGTTCGACCAGGACGAGTACCTGGAGGCGGGCCAGCCTGTCTACGACCGGCTGCATGAGATCCAGGTGCCGTCAGTCGTCATGGTCGGTGACAAGGACCGCCCGGTCGCCGTAGCGGTGGCGAGCGCGACGGCCGCACGGATCCCCGGCTGCGAGTTCATCTGGATGCCCGGTACGGACCACTTCCCGAGTCTCCGGGAACCGCAGCTGGTCACCGACACCATCCTGCGGTTCGCGGGAGACTACGACGCCGGGTAG
- the sigJ gene encoding RNA polymerase sigma factor SigJ → MDEHEQLARQFEQNRGHLRAVAYRMLGSLTEAEDAVQEAWLRLSRTDVSDVGNLAGWLTTVVSRVCLDMLRSRKSRREDSLDTYVPDPVIGEPGPEDEAVHADAIGLALLVVLETLSPAERLAFVLHDMFGVGFDEIAAIVDKSPAATRQLASRARRRVQGAPTSDADVSRQRAIVEAFMAASRGGDFEALLELLDPEVVLRADAGGASAEFAGPAVSKLVRGARAVVEQALMFSRMAPYTELGSVNGRPGAVTVVNGRLMGVMEVTVVDGRITEINILADLDRLAVLPRSA, encoded by the coding sequence GTGGACGAGCACGAGCAGTTGGCGCGGCAGTTCGAGCAGAACCGGGGGCATCTGCGGGCGGTCGCGTACCGGATGCTCGGGTCGCTCACGGAGGCTGAGGACGCCGTACAGGAGGCTTGGCTGCGGCTGAGCCGGACCGATGTGAGTGACGTCGGCAATCTGGCGGGCTGGCTGACCACGGTCGTGTCACGGGTGTGTCTGGACATGCTGCGCAGCCGTAAGTCGCGGCGGGAGGACTCGCTGGACACCTATGTTCCGGACCCCGTCATCGGCGAACCGGGGCCGGAGGACGAGGCGGTCCACGCGGACGCGATCGGGCTGGCGCTGCTCGTCGTACTGGAGACGCTGTCGCCGGCTGAGCGGCTGGCGTTCGTGCTGCATGACATGTTCGGGGTCGGATTCGACGAGATCGCGGCGATTGTGGACAAGTCGCCTGCTGCGACGCGTCAGCTGGCCAGCCGGGCGCGGCGGCGGGTCCAGGGTGCGCCGACGAGTGACGCGGACGTCAGCCGGCAACGGGCGATCGTAGAGGCCTTCATGGCGGCGTCGCGGGGCGGCGACTTCGAGGCGCTGCTCGAGTTGCTCGACCCGGAGGTGGTGCTGCGCGCGGACGCGGGTGGCGCGAGCGCGGAGTTCGCCGGTCCGGCGGTGTCCAAGCTGGTCCGCGGCGCGCGTGCGGTGGTCGAGCAGGCGCTCATGTTCAGCCGCATGGCGCCGTACACGGAACTCGGCAGTGTCAACGGCCGACCCGGTGCCGTCACGGTCGTCAACGGCCGGCTGATGGGCGTCATGGAGGTCACGGTGGTCGACGGCAGGATCACCGAGATCAACATCCTCGCCGACCTCGATCGTCTCGCGGTCCTGCCGCGATCAGCCTGA
- a CDS encoding YybH family protein, with amino-acid sequence MTDEQAIRTLIENWVTAVHAGDLDTVLADHARDLVMFDVPPPYDGVRGLDAYRDTWPGFFEWQKSGASFALESLEVTAGSDVAFAFALLHCRNADDNPERLLRLTIGLRKVDGRWTVTHEHHSFPHDDEPAAPAITAILDRWGTDTAARDLDALMEPIAEDVVSYEIDGNYVGKPAVREVCAAGLATAPGTITFTVPDPAVESAGDLAVAWSVDHITADGTETTSRATRVFRRTGDGWKLIHQHLSYPAS; translated from the coding sequence ATGACTGACGAGCAGGCGATCCGCACCCTGATCGAGAACTGGGTCACCGCGGTGCACGCGGGCGATCTGGACACGGTACTGGCGGATCACGCACGGGACCTGGTGATGTTCGACGTGCCCCCGCCGTACGACGGTGTGCGCGGTCTGGACGCGTACCGCGACACCTGGCCCGGGTTCTTCGAGTGGCAGAAGTCGGGTGCGTCGTTCGCCCTGGAGTCGCTGGAGGTGACAGCGGGCTCCGACGTCGCGTTCGCCTTCGCGCTGCTGCACTGCCGAAACGCCGACGACAACCCCGAACGGCTGCTGCGCCTCACGATCGGCCTCCGCAAGGTCGACGGCCGGTGGACGGTCACGCACGAGCACCACTCGTTCCCGCACGACGACGAGCCGGCGGCTCCCGCGATCACGGCGATCCTCGACCGGTGGGGCACCGACACGGCCGCGCGCGACCTGGACGCCTTGATGGAGCCCATCGCCGAGGACGTCGTCTCGTACGAGATCGACGGCAACTACGTCGGTAAGCCCGCCGTGCGCGAGGTCTGCGCCGCCGGTCTCGCCACCGCTCCGGGCACGATCACCTTCACCGTGCCCGACCCGGCTGTCGAATCAGCGGGCGATCTGGCCGTCGCCTGGTCCGTCGACCACATCACCGCCGACGGGACCGAGACGACGTCTCGCGCCACCCGCGTGTTCCGCCGTACCGGCGACGGCTGGAAGCTGATCCACCAGCATCTGTCCTACCCGGCGTCGTAG
- a CDS encoding dihydrofolate reductase family protein translates to MRKLIYGMNLSLDGYIAAPGGDIGWGVPSDELFQWWLDQELAIGLILYGRRLWEAMSSNWPTGDQQPDATPAQIEFARNWRDTPKVVFSSTIDKVDWNTRLVTGDAVAEITRLKAGDGEPMRVGGATLAGAAMRAGLVDEYEIVTHPVLVGGGRPFFPALDSWVNLNLLETRTFPGGVALTRYETRR, encoded by the coding sequence ATGCGGAAACTGATCTACGGCATGAACCTCTCCCTGGACGGCTACATCGCCGCGCCCGGCGGCGACATCGGCTGGGGCGTCCCGAGCGACGAGCTGTTTCAGTGGTGGCTCGACCAGGAGCTGGCGATCGGGCTGATCCTGTACGGGCGCAGGCTGTGGGAGGCGATGAGTTCCAACTGGCCGACCGGCGACCAGCAGCCCGACGCCACCCCGGCGCAGATCGAGTTCGCGCGCAACTGGCGGGACACGCCGAAGGTGGTGTTCTCCTCGACGATCGACAAGGTCGACTGGAACACCCGCCTGGTCACCGGCGACGCCGTAGCGGAGATCACCCGGCTCAAGGCCGGCGACGGCGAGCCGATGAGGGTCGGTGGCGCCACGCTCGCTGGGGCGGCCATGCGGGCCGGGCTGGTCGACGAGTACGAGATCGTCACCCATCCGGTGCTGGTGGGCGGCGGCAGACCGTTCTTCCCTGCGCTGGACAGCTGGGTGAACCTGAACCTGCTGGAAACGCGAACGTTCCCCGGCGGCGTGGCCCTGACCAGGTACGAGACGAGGCGTTGA
- a CDS encoding FAD-binding oxidoreductase yields the protein MSTQAIAAVASDVVAGLLGAGFNGAVRLPGEPEYDEQRRSVIPSVDSRPLAVAEAYSRTDVQAVVRTAREYGVPLAVQATGHGTRVPADGGILVKTTAMTSVLIDPERRIAKVAPGVRWGAVLDAARQFGLAPLSGSHRDVGVTGYTLGGGVGWLARKYGFAADSVIRAEVVTADGRVVTASAEHHPDLFWAIRGGTGNFGIVTSLEFRLYPVREVHAGIVYYGIDRAAAILRRYRDWTATIPNELSTAVVLTRVPGTEQRAVAIKVMYAGPADVAEHLLKPLFEIAGPRLAGELRTIEYADAAMGGTPARHLDFLDTLTDDVIDHVTELEDATVEVRHWGGAMAHPGPSAGPVGHREASYSLIIDREVVGLLGGGAGLRTALPWSGRTFVNFLGDPSRADTAYSPADLRRLREVKRTYDPANFFHLNANIRP from the coding sequence ATGTCTACGCAGGCGATTGCGGCGGTTGCCAGTGACGTGGTGGCGGGGCTGTTGGGGGCGGGGTTCAACGGCGCCGTCCGGCTGCCCGGCGAGCCGGAGTACGACGAGCAGCGCCGGTCGGTGATCCCGTCGGTGGATTCGCGCCCGTTGGCGGTGGCCGAGGCGTACTCGCGGACCGACGTACAGGCAGTGGTACGGACAGCCCGGGAGTACGGCGTACCGCTCGCAGTGCAGGCGACGGGGCACGGGACGCGTGTGCCGGCTGACGGCGGGATCCTGGTCAAGACGACCGCGATGACCTCGGTGCTGATCGACCCGGAGCGCCGCATCGCCAAGGTCGCGCCCGGAGTTCGCTGGGGCGCGGTGCTGGACGCGGCGCGGCAGTTCGGGCTGGCGCCGCTGTCCGGTTCGCACCGGGACGTCGGCGTCACCGGCTACACGCTCGGCGGCGGTGTCGGTTGGCTGGCCCGCAAGTACGGGTTCGCGGCCGACAGCGTGATCCGCGCCGAGGTGGTCACCGCCGACGGCCGTGTCGTCACCGCTAGCGCCGAGCACCACCCGGACCTGTTCTGGGCGATCCGCGGCGGCACCGGCAACTTCGGCATCGTGACCTCGCTCGAGTTCCGCCTGTACCCGGTCCGCGAGGTCCACGCCGGCATCGTGTACTACGGCATCGACCGCGCAGCCGCGATCCTCCGCCGGTACCGCGACTGGACGGCCACGATCCCCAACGAGCTGAGCACTGCGGTCGTCCTCACCCGCGTCCCCGGCACCGAGCAGCGCGCCGTCGCGATCAAGGTGATGTACGCCGGTCCTGCCGACGTCGCCGAGCACCTGCTGAAGCCGCTGTTCGAGATCGCCGGCCCGCGCCTCGCCGGTGAACTCAGGACCATCGAGTACGCCGATGCCGCGATGGGCGGCACGCCCGCGCGCCACCTCGACTTCCTGGACACGCTGACCGACGACGTGATCGACCACGTGACCGAACTCGAGGACGCCACCGTCGAGGTCCGGCACTGGGGCGGCGCGATGGCGCACCCGGGCCCGTCCGCCGGGCCGGTCGGCCACCGCGAGGCGTCGTACTCGCTGATCATCGACCGCGAGGTCGTAGGCCTATTGGGTGGTGGGGCGGGTTTGCGAACAGCACTGCCGTGGTCGGGTCGCACGTTCGTGAACTTCCTGGGCGATCCGAGCCGGGCGGATACGGCGTACAGCCCGGCGGATCTGCGCAGGCTGCGCGAGGTGAAGCGGACCTACGACCCGGCGAACTTCTTCCACCTGAACGCGAACATCCGCCCATGA
- a CDS encoding aminoglycoside phosphotransferase family protein yields MPHSVKLSGTTLTKSYTSWPRNEPAREWAALTLLSRAAPDLVPTPLTASTDPTPRMTMTVVPGQPLSGRLTSAQLTALGSALETLWSVPPASLASIDLGMLVDRSRAGLTVLRDNRGVIAEAAAAWLAWLDGGPLDLIAVRDPVVAHGDPNLANYLWDGERVRIVDFEDAGLGDRTVELANLVEHLAGRETDWDPLVRRFCPDPDRFRTARCLWAGFWLTLIGPGGPSAHRNPPGTAEAQARRVLRLIAAGPRDDRGRRGC; encoded by the coding sequence ATGCCACACTCGGTCAAGCTCTCCGGCACCACCCTGACCAAGTCCTACACGTCCTGGCCCCGCAACGAACCGGCCCGCGAATGGGCCGCCCTCACACTGCTCTCGCGAGCCGCGCCGGACCTGGTCCCGACGCCACTCACAGCGTCCACAGACCCCACACCACGGATGACGATGACGGTCGTCCCCGGCCAACCGCTGTCGGGCCGCCTCACCTCCGCCCAGCTCACAGCTCTGGGCAGTGCTCTGGAGACGCTCTGGTCGGTCCCGCCCGCTTCCTTGGCGTCGATCGACCTCGGGATGCTGGTTGACCGCAGCCGCGCGGGGCTGACCGTCCTACGTGACAACCGCGGCGTGATTGCGGAGGCTGCCGCTGCCTGGCTCGCCTGGCTCGACGGCGGGCCGCTGGACCTGATCGCCGTACGGGATCCGGTGGTCGCCCACGGGGATCCGAATCTGGCCAACTACCTCTGGGACGGCGAGCGGGTGCGCATCGTCGACTTCGAGGACGCCGGCCTGGGCGATCGAACCGTCGAGCTCGCCAACCTGGTCGAGCATCTCGCCGGACGCGAGACCGACTGGGACCCGCTGGTACGGCGCTTCTGCCCGGATCCGGACCGCTTCCGCACGGCGCGCTGTCTGTGGGCGGGGTTCTGGCTGACGCTGATCGGGCCGGGCGGGCCGAGCGCACACCGCAATCCGCCGGGAACGGCCGAGGCGCAGGCCCGGCGCGTACTCAGGCTGATCGCGGCAGGACCGCGAGACGATCGAGGTCGGCGAGGATGTTGA
- a CDS encoding phosphotransferase → MLRDVGVGEKAVPGLRTLANSAAFSSDRKPPLSCADDDTCQGGGGMSEQQLDGGIANAGQVVRVGPHVLRPSNPHSGSIHAFLRAVKDAGFDGAPTPVGIDDDGRERLVFIDGDVPVAPCPDWSQSDTALASIARLLRGLHDAAREFGPQGLTWNDGLADPAGGTLVCHNDVELSNVVFRDGIAVALLDFEFAAPGRPVYDLAQLARLCVPIEDDFDQDRIGWRPADRPARLRLVADAYGLDRDGRAELLTAVNDALARIEAAARRSIAAGGPNAVARMNRTGGIEKYDRRRRWWSDHHDQFAAALL, encoded by the coding sequence TTGCTGCGCGACGTCGGCGTTGGCGAGAAGGCCGTGCCGGGCCTGAGAACCTTGGCGAACTCGGCGGCCTTCTCGTCAGACAGGAAGCCGCCGCTCTCGTGCGCCGATGATGACACCTGTCAAGGTGGTGGGGGTATGTCGGAGCAGCAGCTCGATGGTGGGATCGCGAACGCGGGCCAAGTCGTCCGCGTAGGTCCGCATGTGCTGCGCCCCTCGAATCCGCACTCGGGTTCGATTCACGCCTTCCTGCGGGCGGTGAAAGACGCCGGATTCGACGGCGCCCCGACACCAGTCGGAATCGACGACGACGGACGCGAGCGCCTCGTGTTCATCGACGGCGACGTCCCGGTGGCGCCCTGTCCGGACTGGAGCCAGTCCGACACCGCGCTGGCGTCCATCGCCAGGCTGCTGCGCGGGCTGCACGACGCCGCTCGCGAGTTCGGCCCTCAGGGTCTCACCTGGAACGACGGCCTGGCTGACCCTGCGGGCGGGACATTGGTGTGCCACAACGACGTGGAGCTCTCGAACGTCGTCTTCCGTGACGGCATCGCGGTTGCGCTGCTCGACTTCGAGTTCGCCGCCCCTGGCCGCCCCGTCTACGATCTCGCCCAGCTCGCCCGCCTCTGTGTACCGATCGAGGACGACTTCGACCAGGACCGGATCGGCTGGCGGCCCGCCGACCGGCCGGCACGGTTACGACTCGTCGCCGACGCCTACGGACTGGACCGGGACGGCCGGGCAGAACTGCTCACCGCCGTCAACGATGCCCTCGCCCGCATCGAAGCAGCCGCGCGGCGCAGCATCGCTGCGGGCGGCCCGAACGCCGTCGCGAGGATGAACCGGACGGGAGGCATCGAGAAGTACGACCGCCGGCGCCGCTGGTGGAGCGATCATCACGACCAGTTCGCCGCAGCTCTCCTCTGA